In a single window of the Melioribacteraceae bacterium genome:
- a CDS encoding JAB domain-containing protein: MRITKKNSIPLYIQLAFRRAIVPSCKNIIVAHNHPSGNPEPSNENINLTEKLVEAGKIIEINVFDHIIFAEGT, from the coding sequence ATGCGAATCACTAAGAAGAATAGCATACCGTTGTATATCCAATTGGCTTTCCGCCGCGCAATTGTTCCCTCATGCAAAAATATAATCGTAGCTCATAATCACCCCTCAGGAAACCCCGAACCAAGTAACGAAAACATTAACTTAACCGAGAAGCTTGTTGAAGCCGGAAAGATAATTGAGATAAATGTATTTGACCATATCATCTTTGCCGAGGGTACATAA
- a CDS encoding PAS domain S-box protein encodes MDHKLEDIVDVKLLQELQEKLNVIYSFPSAIIDNDGKVLTAVAWQDICTKFHRINPESEKECIKSDHYIFEHLKEANPAVSYKCPHGLVDNATPIIIDGKHYGNFFTGQFFLETKPDMEFFRQQAKKFGFDEASYLEAVQKVPVWSEEKLHQYLDFIKGFIDIIAGIGIKNLKEIEVNRNLNESEKRFKAIVECTSDWVWEIDEKGKYCFCSENVENLLGYKAEEILGKTPFDLMLPEDVEKNKKAFFDILAAKDAIEDFENWNLHKDGRKICLLTNGFPIFDEKGNVIGYKGADKDITERKQNELLLQKKSEEIAEQNEKLLQTNLELIAAKEGSERKEVYLQTLLSVIEETIVSRDLNNEVVYFNKAFDNTTRNIFNEPAFVGMNTLKLLPKEAKEFWEDILLQVKNGKINSYEYEFPTIDNKVNYYVTSHIPIRYDKKIIGTLEITKDISNYKQRELELKTAKLKAEESEERFKLAMRASNDGLFDWNLETNEIYYSPAWKKMLGYEDHELPNDFSVWENSTDPGDVKKSLELQQKLISRQIDRFETEFRMKHKDGHWVDILSRAEAIFNDNGKAIRMIGTHVDITERKLVEETLRISESRYALLIQNLDAGIVIHAPDTSIIMNNQRASEILGLSDAQLRGKAATDPSWRFVNEQRIPLTHDEYPVNRVLANKQPIKDQLVGIHQPGQSCFVWATVSGFPVLNESGEITEILISFFDITEQKQAEIALSNKERYQRALLDNFPFAVWLKDTESRFLAVNQTFANTFKVPSADMLIGKTDFDIAIQSVAELYRANDRAVMLSRQKQVNEEIVAGLGELNWAETYKAPVVSESGELLGTVGFFRDISERKLAEQALIKSEAIKNAMVSNLSDVIVIIDKNGINKYKSPNVTKLFGWNPEELVGKNTWDNIHPDDLEAGQKFLGTILTEPNATGTTELRYKRKDGNYVWIEISVINLLHDKYIDGILGNYKDITERKQAEVALAQSRSELKAIYEYSPVMMCLVDENRQIIFANPAFTTLTGTTEEFLKGGYACGVFGCINAMDDVRGCGFGSNCQNCQLRIAMDDTLKNGTGHTNVEYHTTLLHNGETRKVSLLGSTALIESDSHRNLLLCLHDITERKQAEIDLESHRNHLEDLVKVRTDELEKANDSLRKVVDKERELNELKSRFLSTTSHEFRTPLTAVLSSTELLQRFGTKWSDEKKDEHYNRIITSVEYLTKLLDDILTLNRAESGKISYQPEPVDLHKLAEECLKDAKLFMNEKHEPKFNYKSKQKEFQLDPKLMKFVFNNLLSNAAKYSPQGGLVELKISLNKMHILIQVSDEGIGVPPEDLDKIFEAFYRTKTTNEIAGTGLGLSIVKRAVDFHGGEIKVESKLGEGTRFLVQIPILESK; translated from the coding sequence ATGGACCACAAATTAGAAGATATTGTAGATGTAAAGTTACTCCAAGAATTACAAGAAAAGTTAAATGTAATTTACTCTTTCCCTTCCGCAATAATTGATAATGATGGTAAGGTTCTCACGGCAGTAGCCTGGCAAGATATCTGCACTAAATTTCACCGTATAAATCCCGAATCTGAAAAAGAATGTATTAAAAGTGATCATTATATCTTTGAACACCTCAAAGAAGCCAACCCCGCAGTAAGTTACAAATGTCCTCACGGCCTGGTTGATAACGCTACTCCTATAATAATTGATGGGAAACATTATGGTAATTTCTTTACCGGTCAGTTTTTTCTTGAAACAAAACCTGATATGGAATTTTTCAGACAACAGGCAAAAAAGTTTGGATTTGATGAAGCCAGTTACTTAGAAGCAGTTCAAAAAGTACCAGTATGGTCAGAAGAAAAATTACACCAATATTTAGATTTCATTAAAGGGTTCATTGATATAATTGCCGGTATTGGGATTAAAAACTTAAAAGAGATTGAGGTAAACAGAAATCTTAATGAAAGTGAAAAAAGATTTAAGGCAATAGTTGAGTGTACATCGGACTGGGTTTGGGAAATTGATGAGAAAGGCAAATATTGTTTCTGCTCTGAAAATGTTGAAAATCTTTTGGGGTATAAGGCTGAGGAAATATTAGGCAAAACACCTTTCGATTTGATGCTCCCAGAAGATGTTGAAAAGAATAAAAAAGCATTTTTCGACATTTTAGCCGCAAAAGATGCAATAGAAGATTTTGAAAATTGGAATTTGCACAAAGATGGCCGAAAGATTTGTCTTCTAACTAATGGTTTTCCAATATTTGATGAAAAAGGAAATGTAATAGGTTATAAAGGAGCAGATAAAGATATAACAGAACGGAAACAAAACGAATTATTGCTTCAAAAGAAAAGCGAAGAAATAGCTGAACAAAACGAAAAGCTGCTTCAAACAAATCTGGAACTTATTGCAGCCAAAGAAGGATCCGAAAGAAAAGAAGTCTATTTGCAAACATTATTATCAGTCATAGAAGAAACAATTGTAAGTAGAGATTTAAATAATGAGGTTGTTTATTTTAATAAAGCATTCGACAATACTACAAGAAATATATTCAATGAACCTGCTTTTGTGGGAATGAATACACTAAAATTACTACCTAAAGAAGCAAAAGAATTTTGGGAAGATATTTTATTACAAGTCAAAAATGGAAAAATTAATAGTTATGAATATGAATTTCCAACTATTGATAATAAAGTAAATTATTATGTTACTTCTCATATACCAATAAGATATGACAAAAAAATTATTGGGACTCTTGAAATAACTAAGGATATATCCAACTATAAACAAAGAGAATTAGAATTAAAAACAGCAAAACTCAAAGCAGAAGAAAGTGAAGAAAGATTTAAGCTGGCCATGAGAGCATCAAATGATGGTTTGTTTGACTGGAATCTTGAAACCAACGAAATCTATTACTCTCCTGCATGGAAAAAAATGCTGGGGTATGAAGATCATGAGTTACCTAATGATTTTTCAGTTTGGGAAAATAGCACAGACCCTGGAGACGTCAAGAAATCGTTGGAACTCCAGCAGAAGCTTATCTCGAGACAAATCGACAGATTTGAGACAGAATTTAGAATGAAGCATAAAGATGGACATTGGGTTGATATCCTCTCTCGTGCAGAAGCCATTTTTAACGACAATGGAAAAGCCATTAGAATGATCGGAACCCATGTTGATATAACCGAGCGTAAGCTGGTCGAAGAAACCTTACGAATTAGTGAATCACGATATGCCCTTCTTATTCAGAATCTAGATGCTGGAATTGTTATTCATGCCCCGGATACTTCAATCATAATGAACAATCAAAGAGCATCTGAAATTTTGGGATTAAGCGATGCTCAACTTAGAGGAAAAGCCGCAACAGATCCAAGCTGGAGATTTGTGAATGAACAGAGAATTCCTTTAACCCATGACGAGTATCCTGTTAACCGGGTTTTAGCAAATAAACAGCCAATAAAAGATCAGTTAGTTGGGATACATCAACCTGGTCAAAGTTGTTTTGTTTGGGCAACAGTAAGTGGATTTCCGGTACTCAATGAATCTGGCGAGATAACAGAAATCTTGATCAGTTTTTTTGATATCACTGAACAAAAGCAAGCCGAAATAGCACTCTCGAATAAAGAAAGATATCAACGAGCGTTGCTGGATAACTTTCCATTTGCAGTATGGTTGAAAGACACTGAAAGCAGATTTCTTGCGGTTAATCAGACTTTTGCCAATACATTTAAAGTACCTTCTGCTGATATGCTGATTGGAAAGACTGATTTTGATATTGCAATCCAAAGCGTAGCAGAATTGTACCGAGCCAATGACCGTGCCGTTATGCTCTCCCGTCAGAAACAGGTAAATGAAGAGATTGTAGCTGGACTTGGAGAACTGAATTGGGCTGAGACTTATAAAGCCCCCGTGGTAAGTGAAAGTGGTGAATTGTTAGGGACAGTAGGTTTTTTCAGAGATATATCAGAACGCAAGCTAGCAGAACAAGCATTAATTAAGAGTGAAGCTATAAAAAACGCAATGGTTTCTAATCTTAGTGATGTGATAGTCATTATAGACAAAAATGGAATAAATAAGTATAAAAGCCCAAATGTTACAAAGTTGTTCGGGTGGAATCCGGAAGAACTGGTTGGCAAAAATACGTGGGATAATATTCATCCAGACGATTTGGAAGCTGGACAGAAATTTTTAGGCACAATCTTAACTGAACCCAATGCTACAGGAACTACTGAACTCCGATACAAACGGAAAGACGGAAATTATGTATGGATAGAGATAAGTGTCATAAATCTTTTACATGATAAGTATATTGATGGGATTTTGGGAAATTACAAAGACATAACCGAACGCAAGCAAGCAGAAGTGGCTCTTGCACAGAGTAGGTCGGAACTAAAGGCTATTTACGAATACTCACCTGTTATGATGTGCCTCGTTGATGAAAACCGACAGATAATATTTGCAAACCCTGCATTTACGACTTTAACAGGGACAACCGAAGAATTTTTAAAGGGCGGTTATGCTTGTGGAGTATTTGGATGCATTAATGCAATGGACGATGTCCGGGGTTGTGGATTCGGATCGAATTGCCAGAATTGCCAATTAAGAATAGCCATGGACGACACTCTTAAAAATGGGACAGGACACACTAACGTGGAATATCATACTACTCTTTTACATAATGGAGAAACTAGAAAGGTGTCTTTACTCGGATCTACCGCACTTATCGAAAGCGATAGTCATCGCAACCTGTTATTATGTTTACACGATATCACCGAACGTAAACAAGCCGAGATAGATCTCGAATCGCATAGAAACCACCTGGAAGATTTAGTAAAAGTTAGAACCGACGAGTTGGAAAAAGCAAATGACTCATTAAGAAAAGTGGTAGATAAAGAAAGAGAACTTAACGAATTGAAGTCAAGGTTTTTGTCTACTACTTCTCATGAGTTTAGAACTCCTTTAACGGCAGTACTTTCATCAACAGAACTACTCCAACGTTTTGGTACTAAATGGAGTGATGAAAAGAAAGATGAACATTACAATCGGATAATAACATCAGTTGAATACCTCACAAAACTTCTTGATGACATATTAACGCTTAATCGAGCCGAATCGGGAAAGATAAGTTATCAACCCGAACCAGTGGACCTGCACAAGCTTGCTGAAGAGTGCCTTAAAGATGCAAAACTATTTATGAATGAAAAGCACGAACCGAAGTTTAATTACAAGTCCAAACAGAAAGAATTTCAATTAGATCCGAAATTAATGAAATTTGTTTTTAACAATTTGCTTTCTAATGCCGCTAAGTATTCCCCTCAAGGAGGTTTAGTTGAGTTAAAAATTTCTTTGAATAAAATGCATATTTTAATACAAGTTAGTGATGAAGGAATAGGGGTCCCACCGGAAGATTTAGATAAAATCTTTGAAGCATTCTACCGCACAAAAACCACAAATGAAATTGCCGGCACCGGATTAGGTTTATCAATTGTAAAGCGAGCTGTGGATTTTCATGGCGGCGAGATAAAAGTTGAAAGTAAATTAGGTGAAGGGACTAGATTCTTAGTGCAAATACCTATTCTTGAATCGAAGTAA